ataaagaagatgcAGAGAATgtaaagaaaacctcaaaaatcaATATAATCCATCCTTTGCTGGGATGTTCCTTGCCAATGACTACATAATGAGTTAATGGCAAGATCTGGACTTGAAACTTTTATTTTCTGGTTGCCAGAacagtattctttccactcaCTACACCCTGCTGCTTCTAGATACATGGAGGCAGATTTTAgagcaaaatcaggaaaaatttATTAACATTTGAAGTTGCCTAAttgtggaatgggctgcctctaATTCCTATAGTGAGTTTCTTGTTACTGGAAATATCACTGGATAATCACTAGTCATTCCTGCTATAGTGTGATTTGTTGAATTATAAAGGGATTAGGCCAAGTGACCATTTGAGCCTCAACCAGCTCTAACATTTTGATGAGTTCAGTTTTTTTGATTAAACAAGGTGGGAAAGGAGAGCACTAAATTAAATACTCACAAATTAGAAGCACAGAGCATGCATTCATTGTTGTAATTATTTCCATCAGTACCACATACTGGGGCTAAGATCCTTGGACATGATAAAGGGTGGCCCTTTTTTGTAGCATATAAGCAGTTAtcctgtgggggaaaaaaaagaaatctactgcctgtttcaatattaattttctctctttagtTCCTATAACTACTCTGAGGTGAAATGTCCATCTTCCcctattactttattttatgaCTTTAGGGACCAATTATTCCCCTTtgctttttcagttttctcctatCAAAAATGAACCATAGAAGCTATAGTTATAAACTACCATAGAGACCTAAAAAAATCAGTCATAACTAACATCTGGTATAAAATTGAAGTGAATGTTAAGAGTGGAGAGCACCAAAGATATCATCCATTCTGTGGGTAATTAggctagagaaagaagaattaggggctgagaaaatgagaaaccaagaaactggaatagagaaaaaaaactatgaattagatacaataatttttaaagagggaaaaggacctaaaaACTACTGGGAATGGAATAAACTTTCAGTGATGAGAAGTGGTTGTTGGGTGATGTGACTTAGGGAGGTTCTGAACATGGCAATGGAGAGTTTTACTGATTCCTCCTTCTGTTCCTATATCTTAGGAGATATCAGAGAAGAATGAGCCAACTTTATAAACAATGCCAAGCAATATGGCTCCTTCAGGAGAACACAAATTTTTAGGGaacagaaaaatgtggaaagaaaagagagtaagAGATTCAGAATGACAGTGCTCAATAAGCATGGatgaaagaaaggcagaagaataATCAGGATTGGAAACTACTAGGACTGAGTTTAATGTGAAGAAGAAGAGTTAAAGATTTATGGCATTGTCCAACTTTAATACCAAAATCTTGCTTATCATagactatttttaattttttgtgagtTCTTTACTATGTTAATTTCCAGGTTGTGCGTCTTCCCCAACAACTTCCCAACAGCAATCCAGTCTGTGGGAAACAGGGAACTAAAAGAGGCTGTGATTACCATTGATTTTAGCAGGTAATAGGCTGGTCATTCTCCTATCCTTTTagtaaaaaggaaaggggagaggaagcaTGTCACATCCCATTAGATGTTCTGGCTGCCAGTGATTTTTCTGGCTCTACAGGACATAAATTATTAGAAataggaaggaaactatatacatccaagttattaataaagaaactaaggcctagagaggaaaaggaagttgGTCAAAGTTTTACAGTAAATTACTAGTAAAGTCATGACTAGATAACTCTATTCACATGACATCAGAGAAAAAGCTCTTTCATGTACTTCATGCTGTCTCCAAAGTCCATACTCATCAAAAAACATACAGATATTTATTTATGTACCAGgcagaagaacaacaacaataacaaccaatGGACTCACCTCTATCTCTTTTACTTGACTTAGTTTTGCTTGATTatctgaaagagagaaaaagttttTTAACAAATGAGCTGCCCtactatgaaataatatttcctttctttttcgaCCTTTATTTGTTAAGGCTAAATTCAGCAAGGATGGCTGTAGATCTTTTTTTGCAGTAGTCAAAATCGTGCTCATATCAGAATATAGTGGATTTCACTGTTACTTTAGTACTCCCTCTGGACAAGTTCAGAAGGCACTGTACCTAAAGGACTATGGGACTTTTCCATCTGACCTACAGATGAAATGTTCAGTTATTATTTCACAGTAGAAAGGATCACATTAGAAGATAAGCAACAtactgtttgacattcaaagttctttataGCCTAACACCTGCCTgcctttccaatattttttctaacTTATTCACCTATTACCTACTCTTTGATCCTAATTTCCTAACTCTTCCATTTGGACATTTTTTCTGGTTGCTCTCCATGCCCATCCATGAGGTTGTTCTGCCTCATCCTGACTGCCTTTTTTATGTTCcaattaaaatccttttttttttttaactgaaacttTCCCCATCCCCTATTCAATTtagccttttttccctttcaattatGTTCTATTTGATCTGTACAtagttttatttctatatatttgtttccATGCTTCTTCTacccctcattagaatgtaaactccttgaggaaaggtgctatcttttgccatttttatatCCCTAAACTTATGCTCAATGCAAGGAGAAACAGGGTAATCAGGTGGTGCCATGGGTAGAGTATCCTGatgtcaggaagtcctgagttcaaatttgatctcaaacactCACTATCCATATGACCCATGTGAGTTATTCGCAAGTcattaaaccctgtttgcctcttttttttcatctgtaaaatgagctagaaaaggggaaagcaagaaaagcccaaatgaggtcttgaagagttagacatgactgaaagcaACTAAACAAGATCAACAAAGCAGAAAGAAACATTCCTAAAAGTTAGATCAATCAAAAACTGGAATGTGTTTGTAATAAGGTAGCATAGCAGATTTCTTAGCAAAGGATAGATTGCCACTTCACAATTATGCTTTACATAAAATTCTTGTTAAAGTAACATACTTTTGAATACAAAATAGTTTCTAAGTTCTTGCCCCACTCTCTGAATCCATGTCTCTGATTATTATCTAGTTCTgtaagtcttttttcttttgctccagATTTTGACTTTGTGTAATTCcattaaatcattaataatatatCTGTGCTGCCAAATACCCACAATTGGATCCTAACTCACCAAAATTAGAGAAAGCCCAGGTAGATGTGGCCAGGGCCAAAAAAGCCAGAACTGCTGACTTCATCATGGAGAAAGAAACTGGAGTGAGAGGTGAAGCTGACAGTCTTTGAAGGCAAAGGCAAGGTAGGAAACTAAATAGAGCCAGCCCAGGATCTCTCCTCCCACAACAGGAAATGTCCTTTGGGAGTGACATTTCCCTAAGGTCCAAGAAAAACTTCCTTAAGATGATTTAAAGACATAGAACTTAAATATCTGTCAGCTATTTAAATTATGTGTGCACTTATCCCAAATTAGCATTATCTCAAAGAACTCAGAAAATCTAGATTAATCATAATCTACTGAGCAATTGCAAAGTTtaaaatttaacaagcattttacCATACTTAAAATATCATCATCTCCTGATTTGTAATGTCTTCACTCTTTCATTTGCACCCTGCCTTGAGTAAATGAAATGAGGACATGACAAAATGGTGACACAGAAGTATAGAAAAAGGAGGAATAGCTGCTCTGCTTATAATGGAGTTACTTGGTTAGGCCTTTAAACCCAAAACACTGAGTCCTTCATTGAACGGTCAATAATAGCCCTCATCCCAAGCCTCTTAGTTTAGGTTTTAATGGTTTAGTATAGTTGTAAAATAGCAATTGGTTTATGTTCTGATCATAAATTTTGGGGCTCTTCCTCACCCATGTTAATATTTATGTGATGGCAAATTAGGTCATCTTTTGTTTCAATTCTTAACTAGCCCTTAGTCAAAACTGAAGCCTGGATAAGATCTACATTTGGAAAGACAATGATCATCCACTATATCCTGCCATTGTCTAGACTTATTCTTTTCATTGGATTTTGATAGGTCTGGAGGAGTGAAGTTAAGGACTTCTATACCCCTGTTGagtttgtatgttatttcctatttgagctaattctgatgagagtaagattcattcattcaccctctcttccccctcttcccctccactataaaaaactttttcttgctttcatttAATCCTCCTTGTCATGATAACTTTCAAtaatcagaaacttttttttgtttgttttcagttctttgtctcTGTAGTTATAAAATCTAGTATGCTGACTAGGGCTGGGGCTTTGCTGACCCAAGCTGCATGGGGACTGCACACAAGATTCTCACTTCATTGCCACAGATCTTCACTGACCTTCTAAGTCCCCACTGGTGTCCCAGGGCTGAGaagtccagaagcctccagcactgctgctgatttaGAGGTCCTGCCTTGTTGATCCTGGGGCCCTGATAGGAGCTGGGGCTGGAGCTAGGCCTCTACTAGGACTGTGTACTGGCCTCCCATTCTAGTTCCACAGACTTTTTCTtctgaccttccaagtcctctttggtgtctctagGCTTTAGGCAGATCATGATTTCTGAATCTCagcttcctcttctataaatCATACAGATCGATTAATTCTAtcttagatgacttctaagatcccttccaatagGGATATGATCCTATGAAGATTTGCCTTTTTATCAGGTTTGACTCTCTTAGCTTTGAACTTTGAGTTGcttatctttgaagaaaatacttcaggTATTGGGCACAGATTCCTAAAGAAAGTTAAATCTTGACCCTATGGGGCAGCTTGCATTTTCTTAGTAAATGTTAGATGGAATCAAAAAATTTTGGATCTTTggagaaattctaaaaatcatcTATTCTAGGAAGTCTGGAATCTTTCTAAAAATAATGGTTTTAAGCAAGTAAAATGCAATTCACAAGATTACAAAGGGAAAGAATTACATTGCAAGTTacccaaatattttctttttttaatttttaaaaatgtttatttaatagtttattttctccaattacatgtaaaaccaaattttcaatttgtttatttaaattttgattttcaaatattctaaTCTCCATACTTCTTTCCCCAGACctgagatagcaagcaatttgatatagattatatgtgtacactcatgcaaaacatatcttcatatttctatgcttttttcacaaaaaaagatttaaaaacaagaaaaataaagataaaaagaaaaagtatggtTCAACCTATATTCAAACTTTATCAATTCTTTTCCTggagatggatagaatttttttataataagtctttcataattgtctttgtttattgtatttctgagaatagctaaatcattcacagttgatcctcatataatattgttgttgctctgtaaaatgttctcccatttctgtttacttcactttacctcatttcatagaagtctttccatattttttcttaaatcagcttgttcatcatttcttatagcacaatagtattctatcactcatacacacacacacacacacacacacacacacacacaccacaaattgttcagtcattcctcaattgacatTACCCAaattcccttaatttctaattttttgataTTGCTAAAAGAGATGCTAAAAATATTTGTGTGCAcattgatcattttcctttttctttttgcatttgtttattttccttggaatacagacctagtagtggtttTACCAGGTCAAAAGGATATATGTGGTTTTATACACTTTTGGGCaaagttttaaattgctctttgGAATTTTTGAATAAGTTCACAAgttcaccaataatgtattagcaTATCAATTTCCCCATATCCtctacatttgtcatttttcctttctgtcataTTGATCAATCTGATAGATCTggggtggtacctcagaattcttttaatttgcccttttctaatcaatagtgatttagagcatttttatatatgacaTATTACATATAGCTTtaattactttatctgaaaactgactgttcatatcttttaaccattaTCAGTTGGACAATGactctttttataaaattgactctGTTTTCTATATGAAAATgtgatctttatcagagaaacttgctgtgaGATtttttcacagttaaaataactctgtatttccctccattttattttctccacccTCATTATTGTATACTCTTTTCTTTCGcctttttccctcctcaaaagtagtttgcttctgactaccacctGACAGAATCTGACCTCCCTTTTTTCAACCCTATCCCATCTCCTTCTTTTATGCACTTTTCTTTCTACATTGTGGGGGAAGATACATTTATTTGCCTAACTGAATGTTAGTCCTTCTCTGAGCAAATTCCAATGAGAGTAATCTTCAAGAACCCCTACACACatcttccttatcttcttttccagtttgaaaggtcattttgatcttcttcatgtgaaataatttaccttattccacctctcccttccccattctcccagtgcattcctcttcctcatctcttaatttttttttattttacccttcGTATTTAACTTATTTCCATGCCTTCTGTGTATGTATACTCCTTCCAACTATCCTAATAATGATAATGTTCCTTGGAATTACAAATATCTTCCCATGAAGGAATGTACACAGTTTAATTTCTTTGAATACCTTActtctctttcctatttaccttgTTGTTTCCTTTgagtattttatttcaaaatcaatttttttttttatgaaaatactCAACTGCATTTAAGTGTACTTTTCTCCTGAAGTATTATTCTCAATACTTTTTTTGGGTAAGTGGTTCTCGGTTGTAATCACAGGTCTTTTGCTCTCTTTAATATCTTATTCTATATTTTCTAAATAGTTAAAGAagaagtttttaaattttctgtccttctgactgtggctccatgatttctgaattgtttctttctggctgcttacaatattttctccttgatctagcAATTCTGAAATTTGGTTATACTATTCCCTGGAGCTTttatttttggatctctttcaggtggtaattggtggattttctcaatttctattttaccagcTACTTCTAGAACATCACAGAAGTTGTTCATGGTAATATGTCAAAAGAGGatgtcttggctcttttcaaaattttttttcaatagtaattttatttttcccaatacatgcatagttttcaacattaatttttataagattttgtgctcaaattttttgtctttccttcccttatttctcccccccaagacatcaagcaatatGACATAAgctaaacatgcaattcttccatatttccatattggtcatcatcattcatttttaaaaatttttcaatagtatttcatttttcaaatacatttaaagatagttttcatcattcatttttctgaaactttgtgttccaagtttttctttgtcccttctttactttttccctCGCCCAAAAAAGTAAGCAATCTGACATAATTGAATAtgggcaattcttttaaacattttttatatttgtatacacatgttgtatacacaaatattccatatttatttaagaaaaatcagtccaaaaggaaaaaaaatcagaaaaaaactaacaaacaaaaatggtgaaaatactgtgctttgatcttcattcagtctccatagttctctctctgaatgcagatagcattttccatcccaagtctattggaattgctttgaatcatttcaGCATTAAGAAAAGCCacgttcatcacataatcttgttgataCTGTGTAAGATGTTCtccttggttctgcttgcttcatcagaatcagttcatataagtctttccaggcttttctgaaatcataagttgttttgttttgttttgtttttttaaatcatgacttttaggtaactcaataattatttctcttagacatgttttctaggtcagttattttttcaatgagatagttcatattttcatcttttttcattgttttaattttattttatgatttcttgatttttcattaatCATAAGCTCTCGCCCAATTTTAAGTTTTATGGAATAAAACTATTTGGTGagttttttgaatttctttttccatttggccaattctatcttttaagttcttttattcactgaattttgaaaatatctttttcttttggccaattctactttttataaaatttttctctttagtgaattttctttCCAGTGAATTTTTGTGACTCTTTAACTTtggtctattttgtttttcagggtattattttcttcattatttttagtgCCTCCTTTGTCAAGCTGTTGGTTCTCTTTCATGATTTTATTGTAATGctatcattttttcctctatatatttttatttaaaaaaaattttagtccTTCCTGAACTTTTTTTGAGCCTGAcatcaatttgtatttttctttgagtatTTTGTTGTAGAAAACtttacatgttttcttttaagtttgttttttatatattccatatcaccatagtaactttctatggtgagattcttttttgttatttgcttacttcccagttttggaaatttttttgcttattttacaatctatttcttgactttaaatgTATGCTAAAGTGGAGCTGTGCTTTTGGAATGCAGCATCTTTCCTGCTGCTAATCTCAGAGTTAATTCTAGAAATTGATAAATTTTTAATACTTCCAAGATGGTATGATCCAAGGACAGATGTTATTACTATTCCCTAGACTATACTTTAATTCATGAGTGACCGTAAATATTCTTTTCCACTCTGAAACTGAGCAGCATCCTTAATCTCCTCTAGTTGCAAACTCTTATGTTCTAGTGCTCTGCATCATTTTGGGAATGAGACTCAGGATTTTGATCTGGATCAATACAATAGACTTTTGCACTCAATGCCAGTAAAAGGATAATTAAAATCTCCTTCAGACCAGTTGGgtgatttctttaccttctgTACATTGAGAACACTGGATATCATCCCTGCTGCTACTAATATTGCCACTCCCAAAGCCTTTCTATGGTTTCATGGAGCCTTCCTGGGGCTTGGCCTGTGCTCTGGCAGAGCCTAAGCAGGTATGTGTTCCACTCTGTCTCTGGCATAATGGAGCTTTTCTGCCGTTTTGGACTAAACAGTTTTTCATTCTGTCCTTCAGTGGGTTTTgctctttcagaattctttttgaaGTATTATATAAAGTTCTTTGAAGGAAATTTTTGAAAAGATCTTCATCATCTTTGCAACACCCCCCCTAAAacacattttttcaaattaaatttatagACTCTAACTTAAGAATCCCTGATTGAGTCCAATCTCACCACCCATTCTATAGTAACCTTGAAAAGGGGAGCCAAGTTCTGCCTGAAAACTTCCAGTTTGCCAATGACTCATCACATTCAAAAGAAGCCCCATGACATTGTTGAAGAAATTTAGTTGTCAAAATCATTACAATATAGAATTCAGAGGTGTTAGAAaagatagaatattaaaaaagaataatcaataaattaacaaataatcatttttaaaatgtctattctTTTTCAGTCAATGTACTCAATAGTGTGCTAACACAAAATACTAAAggtaaaagagaccttagaatacTATTAGACTTAGAAGTTTAAAAACTAAaccaattaattcattttataaataaataagctaaAACTTCCATCAGTTAGATGATTTGCTCAAATAGGATTAGGACtgagtcaacaagtatttaaaagCCTTCCAATATGGGCCAGACACTCTGATAAGTATTGAAGACAtaaagaaggacaaaaaaaaaaatagtcctttcCCTGAAAAAACTCAGTCTAATggaaaaaacaacatgaaaaaaaagaaactttttcaaaaatgatatatatacaagataaattggagataattgaCAGAAGAACAATATCAGTTTTAATAAAGATGAATAAAGTCTTGTTACTCTCTTCCTGACTGTTCCTGGCTGCCTCAAAAACAGGGAACATCACCATTGGCGGTCACTGATCCATCTTGTTATTACAAAAAGGACAATCTAAAGGAAATAATAACATGAACTCTTTCCATCATCAATACAAAACCAATTCAGCCATATCTCCTGGATTCTCATTGcttatgatattttaaagaaatgaagtcATCAAAAGTACCATTGGCAAACTGCcttgaaaataaatattcatgaaaATGTGACCACAGAAGATATTGCCTAATTCCTTGTTAACAGTGCAATACAGGAAACCAGCTAGGAACCACCATATCATTAATGTGCTACACAAGAAAGTTACATTATTTTACTGTGTCCTTAGACAGTGACTTGATTCCAAGTGTTAGATATAATTCAATATTATCTGATGTGTTTCCTCTCTCACATGTTATGGAGTCTTTCACAGTTTCAGAGAAGTGAGTCAATTGACACcatatttaagaagaaaaatataaaagtttcattaaatattttcgtAATAGCAAGTACTCAGAATGTGTGACCACATAGGCAGTCTTTAATAggctataaattcctttaaattttacCTTGCTTATGTGCAGTTTTTTATACAAAGACTGAGTGCCAAAGTTGCTAAATCTTTAAACAATATCCTGAATTACTATTGGCTTCTGCTAACCTGCTATTTGATCTTTATAAGATTATGATAAAAGATTAGGTAAAACATTCTGCTAGTTCTAGGAAATATGTATGTGTGATATATGGATAGGTTCAATTCGAGCTTAAATTCTAAAGATCCAAAGATGATAGAATGATTTAAATTCTGAAACTCCAAAATGCTGAAATTTGCTCTGAAAAACACTGACTCTATTTTGTATTGATTTCCTAGGGATTTATACCTTTTCAAGAGGCTCTCAACATCACCTTTTGTAAAGTGAAGTGATTATTCCTTACAGTCCCATTCCTCTCCAAGATGCTGGGAAGGTTAGTTGAAGTAATTGGAATATTCTAAGGTTATGTTAAAATTCTTAGAACCTATTTGTCTCAGACCATTGTCTTTTCTAGGGCTATTCAAAGTTGGCTTTCTTGGGCTTCCAAATATGAAAGGATGTTTCTctacctttcccttccccaacAGCAGCTATCATAGTTACATATAGGTGGCCTTGGGAACACAACTGTGCCCTAAAAACTTTTGAAATCTGATGTCAAGTTTTTAGCTCtctctttaggtttttttttttttttcccctaataggAGTTCACTGAAAAGTGTTCCTGAGAAATAGATGTGTCCAACCTCAGTGGCTAGCTACTccaagcataaaaaaaaaatcttcttcccttcaaatatttatttgttgcCCTGCAGGGGCTACTTTCTGCAATTACCATTGTCTGAAAGGATAAGATAACCATGACCATGACCATGAAGATGAATGACTTTCAAAGACCTGCACTATGGGTTGCTGCTTTGTTGATTCAGAGAGAGctcaaaatggaatttttttttagcttttcccaTTTACCCAGTAAATTCCATCTTTTGAAAGAATGTACTAGAGGTGATAGAttatagagttttaaaaatatatattaatgtgtGCATGTGAGTATTTTTTGTGTTTTAAGCATTACtttttaggttaaaaaaagaaatagttgtagaatactatataaattgtttaacttttattttatttaaggttgCTTTAtcttgtgtagcacaataataaactaatctttcttgtttttttttacttaatatttaacttttttttccaattacatgtaaattttttttaatatttgtatttttttgagttctaaactgtctcctttctttccctccaactCCCTTATTGAAAAtgtaaagcaatttgatataggttatacatgtgcagtatATACAAatcatatttctgtattagtcatattataaaacagacaaaaaaagaaaaataaagaaagtaaagtaaaattatttttctatttgcattcagtccccatcagttctttttctggagatggatagaaTTATTTCATCATAAGACCTTCAGAACTATCTAGGATACTTGTTTttgagaacagctaagtcattcacagctgatcattgtataatatttttgttactgtatacagtattctcctagttctgctcatttcactttgcatctgttcatggaaatttttccaaatttttctga
The DNA window shown above is from Sminthopsis crassicaudata isolate SCR6 chromosome 2, ASM4859323v1, whole genome shotgun sequence and carries:
- the LOC141553578 gene encoding double-headed protease inhibitor, submandibular gland-like, whose translation is MMKSAVLAFLALATSTWAFSNFDNQAKLSQVKEIEDNCLYATKKGHPLSCPRILAPVCGTDGNNYNNECMLCASNLEKSQNIRKLHDGKCIQCPSKEKPICPLDYRPHCASDGIIYPNECSFCNAVVKSRNRLTLRNYGVC